One Channa argus isolate prfri chromosome 17, Channa argus male v1.0, whole genome shotgun sequence genomic window, AACTTCCCTTCCCATTGGGTCAAGAACCCACACTTTTTCAAACCCCTTCGGGATGAGATGCATTTGTGGCAATATTGTATGATTTGAGCCTTGACGTTCCCTCTGGCTGAGGCCTGATTGGACGACTTGTTGCTAAGGCCTCAGAAAGCTAAATACGGACACTTTTGAATCATTTGGGAAAAGAGCAGGTGCTTTATTCCCCAACTCTAAATTTCCAAGCTTGGTTAAAATGATGAGATAAACTATTTGTACTACTATTTGTAGATGGTTCTTAGACTGAAGACACACATAAATGGAGGGACGGCATGTACCTCTGGGAGCTTATTATTATAAGTACATATAATTCAAATGGAGCATAAAGAATTGATTGAACGTGTCAGCTGAACGTTTTCATTAATTTCACTGTTTTGCCACCTGAGTCTTTTTGACTCACTATAGTACAGaatgtaaaaacactgcacataatCAATTCAGCTTGGTTTTCATCCAGACCAAAGTTACACACTCTGCAAGTCCTCATTTGCATGTAAGAAGTGTTTATAAATGAGCCCCCGAGGAACCGACTGTACAGTAGCTGTCATTTCTGTAAGTACTCTGTAGCTTGGTGcatatattgtttaaatatttacatatgatGAAGAGTTTTTGCgtagctacagtatattattttaatgaattttaacaaggtttcagaaaatgttttaagcaagtaaacaaaaatattaatgctGAATAGAATTAATTGCATTACATAAGTTTTGAAGTTGTACTGTAATTATACAGAAGGCTGAAAAACATTGTTCCTACAGGGTAAAGCGAGAAAAAATATGTCTTATAATTAATAGATGTATTGTAAGAAAATGGTGGCCACAGGCCTGAGGCTATAGCTCTAAAGACTTTACTTTCCACAGTTATGAGAGGAGTTATGGACTCAAACAGCATTAAGTAATTTGaatattcttttaatttttgtgtgtgtacttgtgtctGGGTTTACATTCGTTTCAAGATGCTGTGATGGGATGATATGATTTAATACAGTCTTATCCCAATCATACACTGGTGGACTGACAGGAACACCTGGAAGCTGAGCTTAGTACTCTGGTTGTGGAGAGCTGAGCATAATCGATCCCAGCCCAGCACAATAATGTTCAGGTGttgaaaaagggaaaatagTTGTTTTTGGTGCGGTTAAATAGACACTAATTAAATACTGCAGACATATGATGATGGATGAATCTGAGTGTGTAAATTATTATAGAAAACACAGATTCCACTGGGATGACATAAATAAACATCACTCAGTGTTTAAGCAAAATTGATTTCTCTTTGCTCGAGATGCTTCTCTAAAACACCACATTGTGCTGACTTCTCTGTTAGTCCCTCTACATCAGGTGTCACAAACTCGTGGCCCGGGGGCCCAATTGCGGCATGCGAGACGATATTTTGTGGTCTGCAGGAcaatatgaaagtttaatgttagtgcGGCGCGTGGGTTTTATATGAAAGGCACTCTACCGCGTTGTGTGTGGAAGGTTcctttttgtgcaagctggagctgaacgaacctaccaaccTCACAGTGGAGTACATGGCTCCCCGGGGGCTGGCCAATCGGCCGGgcttgatgcaagcagagaaacattgcacaactatggtgGCGcctgtgtaacatcacataaccatcatagaattactacttcTTACTGTGTTTGTAATTAACATGTtcgacttcgagctggacgaagtgaATGTTACCGGCGTTAACGACACCAATGTTCCATTAATGATTGACCCCCGACTCCCCTGAGCTTTCCAGAATGTTCAAGTGGACCATGTGCCAAAGTTTTTCTCTAACTTAAACTTCAAGTCCAAGTACAGATCCagccatactgagggtctcaactgcttcctccctcaagccaaatgtggctcacctatgtgagaggaagcgctgccaggtgtCTGGCAGCAAGAAGTAGGCAAAAGAAGAAccattcatgttcatgttcaaaagaacccattgaagttaaagaactgttagtagtaatgtttgagaagattacatttttttaacaatttttttttgcagctgtaCCAACCCAAGTGTCTCTCTATGAAGCCATATTTAGGTGTTAAGGCTTCCCCACTAATGAAGTGCCTCAGGATGACTTTTGAATTTTGTAGACCTACACAGAAACTAAAATCTTCCTggttcccaaaaaaaaaaaaaaaaaaaaaaaaaaggataaaaaaaaacaaacaaaaaaacaaaaacaaaaactatatatatatatatatatatatatatataaagtctATGTGATCTCAGTGGCATTTAGGTTATATGGAAAATAAGCTGCATGACAAATAAAAGTTTGTGATActatatataaatgtttgagAAAACAACTTTAACAGATGAAGATTGTTAAGCCTTAAATACAAACACTACAAGTGAAAAGCTGTTGTTTGGTTATAAACAAACGACACCACAGTCGTGTTTCTTAAATTTCACCATCACTAAACTCCCAGTTAGTAATTTCATTTAGCCACAGTTACCGCTTCTAAATAAGCTTTGCTAGTGATCGCGAGTGATAGACTGAACGAGgctgtaaaaaatattattaatagatGAAAGATGAAAATTTGAGCCTCCATCTCTGGCCTGATAGTGTTTGATGTTCTCACAATTCAGCCACTTGTTAGCACCAAGTTTATAAGAAATTTAGAGCTCAAAAATTGCCTAAGTGGGGTAATTATTGATTCATTTGATGTCAtagtataaaacattaaaatcttttgacCTTTTGCTAgctacagtttttatttcaggCTTTTAATCAAAACGACATTCTGTGAACAACCTTTAGGACAGGGAAACCTGGAAGAGCaaaaatttatttctttaaaacacatcagctagACATGGTGCTGATACATATTTTGTCAATTCAAAATGTAtgatagaaataaataatgtcCCAACTTATGTGAACTGCCCTAACTGCACTGGAAATCTCACAAAAGTTGAGTTGACCATCTGAAGTACATTGTGGGCCAATGTTTatcaaaaaaaagtcaattataTAATTTGGAATGAGTGAAGCGTTGTGTTGGGCTGgtgtgtttttatagtttttgcaTACCATCCTTCCATAGTCCTATGGCACAGAGGAAAGATTCAGAACAGAGAAACCCCCTGAATTTCAGGGGGCTCATCTGTGTCTACGGAACAGATGATTAAGCAAATCCAGGCTGCTGACTGACAACAAATATGAGTAGGGAAGATTTAATGTTGGTTTAGCGTCTGTATGATGATTATGGACAACACGATGACCGAAATAatcctttattgtttttgatgACACTGCTCTAGTTTGCAGTTTGGATCAGTTTATCTTAGCTACCATCTACCTTTTTCCAACTTTGATGTTACCTTAACTCGAAAAGTTAATTGATTTATACCTGCTGTGCTGTAGAATCACCTTTGGGTTTTGTCACAGTGGGTTTACCAAAGTTGTATTGCTCAAACTAAGATGATATGGGTGAaatttttagcttttataaATACACAGATATGCTTAAAGAAACTGTAGATCTGATGGGAACTTAATAATCCGTCATCCAATTATGTAGTGTTTTTTGGACATAAAGAGAATTTCCACAAACTCTGCTAACATGTAAAGATTTCTGATAACATATGCAAGTGTTTACCTGTAGATCAGAACCTCGTCATCAGAGCAGTTGTACTGGAGCTGGTACATCTTTACTTTGGGAGCTGACTTGTTCACTGTCCACTTGACCAAAGCTGAAACAGCTGTCACCTCTGAGATTAACACAGCCCTCTCTGGTTGGAAGGGAGCCCCCTTGCTAGTCCTAGTGGTGCCTGTGATATCAGAGAGGCGTGATTTAGGCTGTGCTGGTTGCCCAGTCCCGTTGCTGATGTGGGGAAGCTGGACAATGGACACCTCCATGGACGCAGTGGACTCCCCAGCCACATTAGCAGCAATGCAGGTGAATGTGCCAAAGTCCTTGGAGGTGGTGATAGTGATGCTTAGAGTTCCATTGCTGTACACTGCAGTTCGTGAGGAGTTACCAAGCAGCCTATCTTCAGGGGAGATCCAATGAATAGTGGGGGAAGGGTCCCCTGTGGCTTCACACCTTAGGCTGGCTGTTTGGCCTTCCAAGACCAGCATCCTGTGGGTGTGCTGGGTAATGAGAGGTGGCGTACACACAAACTCCTCCTCCTTTAGATTCCAAAAGTAACGACCCTTTAGAGTGGGAGGGGAGGCACAGGTCTCCAGCTCGTCGTCTCTCTCAAGCCTCCGCAGCCAAAGCATCTCACAGTTGCAGTGCAGAGGGTTCCCACCTAAACTTAGGGACAGCTGGGGAGCATATGGTGTAGTTGGGATCATTGAGTCCTGTGCTCGGGCAAAGATGGGATCAGGGGGTAGCTTCTGCAAACGATTTGAAGTCAAATCCAGCCTTGCCAACCTTTCCAGATCCGTGAAGGTGCCCTCTGGAATAAAATCTAATAGATTATGGTCTAGACTGAGCTGGTGCAAGTTGATCATCTGGCGAACTGAGTCCCAGGGCAGCGACATCAAGTTGTTATAGGAGAGATCCAGATCCTCTAAGGCAGGAGCCAGGTCTTCAAAGGCCTTGTCATGTATGCATCCCAGTTGGTTGTTATTTACGATGAGGTGCTGCAGGTTTACAAGGCCTCGTAAATCATCAGGGCCTAGCTCTGTTAAGCGATTGTTATCCAGATGAAGTGAGCGCAGAGTTTCCAGGTCACCAAAAGAGAAGGGCTGAATATAGCTGATAGTGTTCCTGGAGAGGGTCAAGTCCACCAGGTCAGTCATATTGGCAAAGTCCTGTTGTGTTATGCGGAGGATGTAGTTGCCTCCC contains:
- the lrfn2b gene encoding leucine-rich repeat and fibronectin type-III domain-containing protein 2 isoform X1, translated to MYDPTMDHIICCLLVLGATVMIAHACPKYCVCQNLSESLGTLCPSKGLLFVPPDIDRSTVELRLGGNYILRITQQDFANMTDLVDLTLSRNTISYIQPFSFGDLETLRSLHLDNNRLTELGPDDLRGLVNLQHLIVNNNQLGCIHDKAFEDLAPALEDLDLSYNNLMSLPWDSVRQMINLHQLSLDHNLLDFIPEGTFTDLERLARLDLTSNRLQKLPPDPIFARAQDSMIPTTPYAPQLSLSLGGNPLHCNCEMLWLRRLERDDELETCASPPTLKGRYFWNLKEEEFVCTPPLITQHTHRMLVLEGQTASLRCEATGDPSPTIHWISPEDRLLGNSSRTAVYSNGTLSITITTSKDFGTFTCIAANVAGESTASMEVSIVQLPHISNGTGQPAQPKSRLSDITGTTRTSKGAPFQPERAVLISEVTAVSALVKWTVNKSAPKVKMYQLQYNCSDDEVLIYRMIPASSKAFLITNLVSGTRYDLCVLAVWDDTATTLTATNVVGCTHFYTQDDYPQCRSLPSQLLGGTMILVVGGIIVATLLVFIVILMVRYKATDIEPPVGKLPSVSDTHSQTNGGRLGQNGLLMSQSQPQLQPDQKVKAKVILQDEVVEFKCGSLQSSSTSSSSSSGSGRGSYSPNSTLANIWRSAQHKPRSNLDHLLGAFTSLELRSAHGHDLGPSNSAATAASKPHTDKEPLLGRTLDSSLSRLLMLPMDSKPRRSQSFDMGDVTGAGAAQLSNKPRRISSIWTKRSLSVNGMLLQCEEEGDTGGSKGTIDSNDWVMESTV
- the lrfn2b gene encoding leucine-rich repeat and fibronectin type-III domain-containing protein 2 isoform X2, which produces MYDPTMDHIICCLLVLGATVMIAHACPKYCVCQNLSESLGTLCPSKGLLFVPPDIDRSTVELRLGGNYILRITQQDFANMTDLVDLTLSRNTISYIQPFSFGDLETLRSLHLDNNRLTELGPDDLRGLVNLQHLIVNNNQLGCIHDKAFEDLAPALEDLDLSYNNLMSLPWDSVRQMINLHQLSLDHNLLDFIPEGTFTDLERLARLDLTSNRLQKLPPDPIFARAQDSMIPTTPYAPQLSLSLGGNPLHCNCEMLWLRRLERDDELETCASPPTLKGRYFWNLKEEEFVCTPPLITQHTHRMLVLEGQTASLRCEATGDPSPTIHWISPEDRLLGNSSRTAVYSNGTLSITITTSKDFGTFTCIAANVAGESTASMEVSIVQLPHISNGTGQPAQPKSRLSDITGTTRTSKGAPFQPERAVLISEVTAVSALVKWTVNKSAPKVKMYQLQYNCSDDEVLIYSGSLSTC